The proteins below come from a single Mucilaginibacter mali genomic window:
- a CDS encoding NUDIX hydrolase: protein MHTYTGQERFLLATDCIIFGFDGTDIKLLLIHRGLEPMKDHWSLMGGFVQKDETPDDAANRVLEQLTGLKNVYMEQLHVFGAPDRDPVERTISVAYFALIDIHQYEAQLTHEHHAEWFQLNELPELIFDHNEMVKLAKKQLRYKAALHPILFQLLPEKFTIPQLQALYEGIYQSKLDDRNFSRKILSTGLLVKLPEKEKLSSKKGAFYYKLDQSNYLENFHSFLNFIPNPDRFFKD from the coding sequence ATATTAAACTGCTGCTGATACACCGCGGGCTGGAACCCATGAAGGATCACTGGAGCCTGATGGGTGGTTTTGTACAAAAAGACGAAACCCCTGATGATGCCGCCAACCGGGTGCTTGAACAGCTTACCGGCCTGAAAAATGTGTACATGGAGCAACTGCACGTATTCGGCGCGCCCGACCGCGACCCCGTAGAGCGGACAATATCAGTTGCCTATTTTGCCCTGATAGATATACACCAGTACGAGGCGCAGTTAACCCACGAGCATCATGCCGAGTGGTTCCAGTTGAACGAACTGCCCGAACTGATATTCGACCATAACGAAATGGTAAAGCTGGCTAAAAAGCAATTACGCTACAAAGCCGCCCTGCACCCTATCCTGTTCCAGCTATTGCCCGAGAAATTTACCATCCCGCAACTGCAGGCCCTATACGAGGGCATCTATCAATCCAAACTTGACGACCGTAACTTCAGCCGTAAAATATTATCAACCGGCTTACTGGTTAAACTGCCCGAAAAGGAAAAACTATCATCAAAAAAAGGGGCGTTTTATTACAAATTAGATCAATCTAATTACCTGGAAAACTTCCACTCATTCCTGAATTTCATCCCAAATCCCGACAGGTTTTTTAAGGATTAA